The proteins below come from a single Cloacibacillus sp. genomic window:
- a CDS encoding bifunctional (p)ppGpp synthetase/guanosine-3',5'-bis(diphosphate) 3'-pyrophosphohydrolase has translation MNTENKGTVANVRSAHMTEIANMGGFSIGERESRALMESYWGRVSEEQRVASLRLAWQDLWAKSALYLPKDDMKIIGEAFVFSSVAHGKQRRHTGEPYIIHTVSVAAILASMEIDRETIVASLLHDVLEDTPVTPQQLAEKFGEGVVTLVDGVTKLGKLQFKSVEEYQSENLRKMFVVMAKDIRVVLIKLADRLHNMRTISSHRREKQLSIARETLEIYAPLAHRLGIYQVKRELEDLSFRILDPEMFYDIKRRVRKKLPEREAIIKDAMDILEQRLKEDKIEASIKGRPKHFYSIYEKMRRKNLSLEQLYDLLALRVVVKTIGECYQVLGLVHTIWKPIPGLFDDYIANPKSNMYQSLHTTVVGPEGEPLEVQIRTKEMHLLAEYGIAAHWNYKEGGHKVDNLDKGLTWIRKALDAAPERGEGDSGGAGEGNAEGASEGTLFLDNLKTDVLSNDVFVFTPKGKVVRVPNGSTSIDFAYAVHTQVGHKCVGTMINGRIAPMDQELHNGDIVRILTSPQGKPSRDWLKIAKSNRTRSKIKSWFHQQERQEREEKSKRGHELLEKEAARRSPGVENPLEAINSQLSHIARELGYSGLEELIIAVGSGSHSPASVLGRITPDSAKVQPEAIPETPAQRQRKEADSEIIVEGAQGVLVTLAQCCRPIPGDPIVGVVTQSRGISVHRKDCVNIEKSDTAKQVAVSWGKPKDTRYTARIKVEGVEKQSLLAEIVQAIALMDGLITNVKASVVNNTRTRVVADLQVKDLEHLYRIIAKLNNISGILEITRG, from the coding sequence ATGAACACGGAAAATAAGGGTACGGTTGCAAATGTAAGATCCGCCCATATGACGGAGATCGCCAACATGGGCGGTTTCTCCATTGGTGAGCGGGAGAGCCGGGCGCTGATGGAGAGCTACTGGGGACGTGTCTCTGAGGAGCAGCGCGTCGCGTCGCTGCGCCTTGCCTGGCAGGACCTTTGGGCGAAGTCCGCTCTCTACCTTCCCAAAGATGATATGAAGATAATAGGAGAAGCCTTTGTCTTCTCCTCAGTGGCGCATGGGAAGCAGCGCCGCCATACCGGCGAGCCATATATAATCCACACGGTGAGCGTCGCTGCGATACTTGCGAGCATGGAGATAGACAGGGAAACGATCGTTGCCTCACTGCTGCACGACGTACTTGAGGACACCCCTGTAACGCCGCAGCAGCTTGCGGAAAAGTTCGGCGAGGGCGTCGTTACCCTGGTGGACGGTGTGACGAAGCTCGGAAAGCTGCAGTTCAAATCTGTCGAGGAATACCAGTCTGAAAATCTCAGAAAGATGTTCGTCGTCATGGCGAAGGACATCCGCGTGGTACTCATAAAGCTTGCGGACCGTCTCCATAATATGCGCACGATATCCTCCCACAGAAGGGAGAAGCAGCTCTCAATAGCGCGCGAGACCCTGGAAATATACGCGCCGCTCGCCCATCGTCTCGGTATATATCAGGTAAAGCGCGAACTTGAGGACCTATCATTCCGTATCCTGGACCCCGAGATGTTTTATGACATCAAACGCCGGGTACGGAAAAAGCTTCCCGAGCGCGAGGCAATAATCAAAGACGCGATGGACATTCTCGAACAGCGGCTCAAAGAGGATAAGATAGAGGCCTCCATCAAGGGCAGGCCGAAGCATTTTTACAGCATCTACGAAAAGATGCGCCGCAAAAACCTCTCTCTTGAACAGCTCTACGACCTGCTCGCGCTGCGCGTCGTCGTGAAGACGATCGGAGAATGCTATCAGGTCCTAGGGCTCGTACATACGATCTGGAAGCCCATCCCCGGGCTTTTCGACGACTATATCGCCAACCCGAAGAGCAACATGTACCAGTCGCTCCATACGACGGTGGTCGGCCCGGAGGGCGAACCCCTCGAGGTGCAGATACGCACGAAGGAGATGCACCTTCTCGCCGAATACGGCATTGCGGCCCACTGGAATTATAAAGAGGGCGGCCATAAGGTGGACAATCTCGATAAGGGGCTTACATGGATACGCAAGGCGCTCGACGCCGCCCCCGAACGCGGTGAAGGGGATTCCGGCGGCGCGGGAGAGGGAAACGCCGAGGGAGCGTCCGAGGGGACGCTCTTCCTTGACAACCTCAAGACAGACGTGCTCTCGAACGACGTATTCGTATTCACCCCCAAAGGTAAGGTCGTGCGGGTCCCGAACGGCTCCACCTCGATAGATTTTGCCTACGCCGTGCACACACAGGTCGGGCATAAATGTGTCGGCACGATGATAAACGGGCGCATCGCGCCAATGGACCAGGAGCTCCACAACGGAGACATCGTTCGTATCCTCACCTCGCCGCAGGGCAAGCCTTCGCGCGACTGGCTGAAGATCGCAAAGTCAAACCGCACCCGCAGTAAAATAAAATCCTGGTTCCATCAGCAGGAACGCCAGGAGCGTGAAGAGAAATCCAAGCGCGGCCATGAGCTGCTTGAGAAGGAGGCGGCCCGCCGCAGCCCGGGAGTAGAAAACCCGCTGGAGGCGATAAATTCACAGCTTTCACATATCGCGCGCGAGCTTGGCTATTCCGGCCTAGAGGAGCTGATAATCGCCGTCGGCTCCGGCAGCCATTCCCCCGCGAGCGTCCTTGGCCGTATTACGCCGGACAGCGCGAAGGTACAGCCTGAAGCCATTCCCGAGACTCCCGCGCAGCGTCAGCGGAAGGAGGCCGACTCCGAGATAATCGTTGAGGGGGCCCAGGGAGTGCTTGTCACTCTCGCGCAGTGCTGCCGCCCGATACCGGGCGACCCGATAGTCGGCGTCGTCACGCAGAGCCGCGGCATCTCCGTACACCGCAAAGACTGCGTGAACATAGAAAAGTCGGATACGGCAAAGCAGGTGGCGGTGTCGTGGGGCAAACCGAAGGATACTCGCTATACGGCCCGCATAAAGGTCGAAGGGGTGGAGAAGCAGTCGCTTCTGGCCGAAATCGTCCAGGCGATCGCTCTGATGGACGGGCTGATAACCAACGTCAAAGCCAGCGTCGTCAACAACACACGTACGCGCGTGGTGGCGGATCTGCAGGTAAAGGATCTTGAGCACCTCTACCGCATCATCGCGAAGCTCAATAATATCTCGGGAATATTGGAAATAACCAGGGGGTAA
- the minD gene encoding septum site-determining protein MinD, with amino-acid sequence MGCRIIVITSGKGGVGKTTTTANLAAALASEGYRVVAIDGDVGLRNLDVIMGLENRIVYTLIDVIEGNCRLNQALIRDKRLENLYMIPTAQSKTKDAVSAEQMEKLCGDLSPDFDFILIDSPAGIESGFRNAAAGATEALVVTTPEVSAVRDADRIIGLLESMDKAPIQLIVNRIRPDMVKRGDMLSVQDVLDILAVDLVGMIPDDESIVISANRGEPLIFSGGTKAGEAYKNISKRLCGEEVPFMDLSKEEGGIFASLRKLFSKG; translated from the coding sequence TTGGGGTGCAGAATAATCGTAATTACTTCGGGTAAGGGCGGCGTCGGAAAGACGACGACCACGGCAAATTTAGCGGCGGCTCTCGCTTCCGAGGGGTACAGGGTTGTGGCCATCGACGGGGACGTCGGACTGAGAAATCTTGACGTTATCATGGGCCTTGAAAACCGCATCGTCTATACGCTCATAGATGTTATCGAGGGTAACTGCCGGCTCAACCAGGCGCTTATACGTGACAAGCGGCTGGAAAACCTCTATATGATACCGACGGCGCAGTCGAAGACGAAGGACGCCGTGTCGGCTGAGCAGATGGAAAAGCTCTGCGGCGACCTGAGCCCGGATTTCGACTTTATACTCATCGACAGCCCCGCCGGTATCGAGTCGGGGTTCCGCAACGCGGCGGCCGGGGCCACCGAGGCGCTCGTCGTCACGACGCCGGAGGTCTCGGCGGTGCGCGACGCGGACCGCATCATCGGCCTGCTTGAGTCGATGGACAAGGCTCCTATCCAGCTGATCGTAAACCGTATCCGTCCTGACATGGTCAAACGCGGCGATATGCTGAGCGTTCAGGATGTGCTTGACATCCTCGCCGTGGATCTTGTGGGTATGATCCCAGACGACGAATCGATTGTCATTTCGGCCAACCGCGGCGAGCCGCTCATCTTTTCCGGCGGCACAAAGGCGGGCGAAGCCTATAAAAATATCTCTAAGCGGTTATGCGGCGAAGAGGTCCCCTTTATGGACCTTTCGAAGGAAGAGGGCGGAATATTCGCCTCGCTGCGCAAACTGTTTTCCAAGGGTTAG
- the dtd gene encoding D-aminoacyl-tRNA deacylase, whose product MKALLQRVSSSKVSVNGVVVGEIGRGITVLLGVIPEDTQRDIDWLAEKIVNLRIFDDEDGKMNLSVSDVQGEILVISQFTLCGECKKGRRPSWAKAAAPEFANEMYMKFIDAVKKEGIPVAHGQFQAHMAVDIQNDGSVTLMIDTKE is encoded by the coding sequence ATGAAGGCGCTTTTACAGAGAGTCTCTTCCTCTAAAGTTTCCGTGAACGGCGTCGTCGTCGGCGAGATCGGCCGTGGCATTACGGTGCTGCTGGGCGTGATCCCTGAAGACACGCAGAGGGACATAGACTGGCTGGCCGAAAAAATCGTAAATCTTCGCATCTTTGACGACGAAGATGGTAAAATGAATCTTTCAGTCTCCGATGTGCAGGGGGAGATATTGGTAATTTCCCAGTTTACCCTCTGCGGAGAGTGTAAAAAGGGGCGCCGCCCCTCGTGGGCAAAGGCAGCGGCGCCTGAATTTGCCAATGAGATGTATATGAAATTTATCGATGCGGTAAAAAAGGAGGGTATCCCCGTCGCCCACGGCCAGTTCCAGGCACACATGGCGGTGGATATACAGAACGACGGATCCGTTACCCTGATGATAGATACCAAGGAGTGA
- a CDS encoding rod shape-determining protein — protein MFSFRPNLFNHEIGIDIGTVNTVIYVKSKGVVINEPSVIAVRNLGRKGQKEIIAFGAAAKKMVGRTPQGITTVRPLSHGVIADFEMTQHMIRHYMAQATASSGLFSHPRVAVCVPASVTEVEKRAVVEVTLAAGAKEAFVVEEPLAAAVGIGLPIDEAQGNMVVNMGGGTCEVAVLSLGGIVINQSVRVAGDALDEAIISMLRQNYTLAIGESTAEEIKIAIGSVIPLEQELKMDVKGRDLVNGLPKVVSICSEEVREAIEPIVTQIEETIRSTIERTPPELVRDIVDQGIVLSGGTANLRGLNIRFADALNVPIHIAEQPVYSVALGLGKILEMPQDKNRLSITVERQGV, from the coding sequence TTGTTCAGTTTCAGACCCAACCTCTTCAACCACGAGATAGGTATAGATATTGGGACGGTAAATACGGTCATATATGTTAAATCAAAGGGGGTCGTCATCAACGAACCCTCCGTTATCGCGGTGCGCAACCTTGGCCGTAAGGGGCAGAAGGAGATAATCGCCTTCGGCGCCGCCGCGAAAAAAATGGTGGGACGTACGCCGCAGGGGATCACGACGGTCCGCCCCCTCTCGCACGGCGTCATCGCCGACTTTGAGATGACGCAGCATATGATACGTCACTATATGGCGCAGGCGACGGCCTCCAGCGGTCTCTTCTCGCATCCGCGCGTCGCCGTCTGCGTGCCGGCGAGCGTCACGGAGGTAGAAAAACGCGCCGTTGTTGAAGTTACGCTCGCCGCGGGGGCCAAGGAGGCCTTTGTCGTGGAGGAGCCGCTTGCCGCGGCGGTGGGCATTGGCCTGCCGATCGACGAGGCGCAGGGCAACATGGTCGTCAACATGGGCGGCGGAACCTGCGAGGTGGCGGTGCTCTCTCTGGGCGGGATCGTCATCAACCAGTCGGTCAGAGTGGCTGGGGACGCTCTCGACGAAGCGATCATCTCGATGCTGCGGCAGAACTACACCCTGGCGATCGGTGAGAGCACTGCGGAGGAGATAAAGATCGCGATCGGCTCCGTCATTCCGCTGGAGCAGGAGCTCAAGATGGATGTCAAGGGGCGCGACCTCGTTAACGGACTGCCGAAGGTGGTAAGCATCTGCTCCGAAGAGGTCCGCGAGGCGATAGAGCCGATCGTGACGCAGATCGAGGAGACGATACGCTCGACCATCGAGCGCACGCCGCCAGAGCTCGTCCGCGACATCGTCGATCAGGGCATCGTCCTCTCCGGCGGTACGGCCAACCTTCGCGGCCTCAACATCCGCTTTGCCGACGCGCTGAATGTGCCGATACATATCGCGGAGCAGCCAGTCTATTCCGTGGCCCTCGGCCTTGGAAAGATACTTGAGATGCCGCAGGATAAGAATCGGCTCTCGATTACGGTCGAGAGACAGGGCGTTTAA
- the mrdA gene encoding penicillin-binding protein 2 produces the protein MVSTQYSKFDIMRRMRFLQAAVFVSFMLLVTGLFFFQVVQGDTYVKLASQNRLRILRILPPRGSIVDINGAPLAVNVRTFNINGYPIDLQREENVKSVTALLVRNGIPMTEDKFKELVAKQYSAPYRAITVATNLTFAQVAEMIMDKDFKKVLFLTPVWRRTYPAAQYAAHVIGYVAEITKDELETKDAEVYRGGDMIGKNGIEGQYEDTLRGAAGEEVIEVDSRGRKLRNISYVKSAKGGDMTLTIDLAAQRYASELIGKFRGTIIAMDINDGGVRCLYSSPSYDPNPLTWGITNSEWAALTDHNERPMMNRAISGAYPPASTFKIVTGSAILESRVANKNTTVNCPGYFELGNQRFRCWKHSGHGRENIIDALRDSCDVYFYQLSNQMGIDRLIKTAAKFGVGQKTGIDLTGEVSGTLAGPEWKKKRIKENWYGGDTVNYSIGQGYVLMTPLQVLRAYAALANGGKLLKPRLNTASAVESVPLDISPEVLKLIQSGIQEVTRSGTGRRASSFGVKVAGKTGTAQNSHGDDHAWFVGYAPADNPKYAVVAIAEAGKGGAAVTGPIVGKMLNFLINGKKYTEPKPAEETNTPAAQTGT, from the coding sequence ATGGTTAGTACGCAGTATTCAAAGTTTGATATTATGCGCCGCATGCGCTTCCTGCAGGCGGCGGTATTCGTCTCTTTCATGCTGCTCGTTACGGGGCTCTTTTTCTTTCAGGTCGTGCAGGGCGACACCTATGTCAAACTTGCCTCGCAGAACCGGCTGCGTATTCTGCGCATCCTCCCGCCGCGCGGCAGCATCGTTGATATAAACGGCGCGCCGCTCGCGGTCAACGTCCGTACATTCAACATCAACGGCTATCCCATCGACCTCCAGAGGGAGGAAAATGTAAAATCCGTGACGGCTCTTCTGGTGCGCAACGGCATTCCAATGACGGAGGATAAGTTCAAAGAGCTTGTGGCTAAGCAATATTCCGCCCCTTACCGCGCGATAACCGTTGCGACGAACCTCACCTTCGCGCAGGTCGCGGAGATGATAATGGACAAAGATTTTAAAAAGGTCCTCTTTCTGACCCCCGTATGGCGGCGCACCTACCCCGCGGCGCAGTATGCCGCGCACGTCATCGGCTACGTGGCGGAGATAACGAAGGATGAGCTTGAGACAAAGGATGCCGAGGTCTATCGCGGCGGAGATATGATCGGCAAAAACGGAATCGAAGGGCAGTACGAGGACACCCTGCGCGGAGCCGCCGGCGAAGAGGTGATCGAGGTCGATTCGCGCGGCAGGAAGCTGCGCAACATCAGTTACGTGAAGTCGGCGAAGGGCGGCGATATGACGCTGACGATCGACCTTGCCGCCCAGCGCTACGCGTCGGAGCTGATCGGTAAATTCCGCGGCACAATAATTGCGATGGATATTAACGACGGCGGCGTACGCTGCCTCTATTCCTCGCCCTCCTACGATCCCAACCCTCTCACCTGGGGCATTACGAACAGCGAGTGGGCCGCGCTCACGGACCACAATGAGAGGCCGATGATGAACCGCGCGATCTCCGGCGCCTACCCGCCGGCCTCGACCTTTAAGATCGTTACCGGCTCGGCGATACTCGAGAGCAGGGTGGCGAATAAAAACACGACGGTCAACTGTCCCGGCTATTTTGAGCTTGGCAACCAGCGCTTTCGCTGCTGGAAGCACAGCGGCCACGGACGTGAAAATATAATAGACGCCCTGCGCGATTCCTGCGACGTCTATTTTTACCAGCTCTCGAACCAGATGGGGATCGACCGGCTGATAAAGACGGCCGCGAAGTTCGGCGTTGGGCAGAAGACGGGGATCGATCTCACGGGCGAAGTCTCGGGTACGCTCGCGGGACCGGAGTGGAAGAAGAAGCGAATCAAAGAAAACTGGTACGGCGGCGATACCGTAAATTATTCTATCGGGCAGGGATATGTGCTGATGACGCCGCTTCAGGTATTAAGGGCCTACGCGGCGCTGGCAAATGGTGGTAAACTTTTAAAGCCCCGGCTCAACACCGCGTCAGCGGTTGAGAGCGTTCCTCTGGATATATCACCCGAAGTGTTAAAATTGATACAGTCGGGTATACAGGAGGTTACAAGGAGCGGTACGGGAAGGCGGGCCAGCTCATTCGGGGTCAAGGTGGCGGGAAAGACCGGCACGGCGCAGAATTCGCACGGCGACGACCACGCCTGGTTTGTTGGATATGCTCCCGCGGATAATCCAAAATACGCGGTCGTCGCGATCGCGGAGGCCGGTAAGGGCGGTGCCGCGGTCACCGGCCCTATCGTAGGGAAGATGCTCAATTTTCTCATAAACGGCAAAAAATATACCGAACCCAAACCGGCGGAAGAGACAAATACGCCGGCTGCGCAGACGGGAACATAA
- a CDS encoding MBL fold metallo-hydrolase, giving the protein MNIKRFPLGTLWTNCYLIWDDSGDGFVVDPGGPAKEVEDFIRSQDIRVHWIILTHGHSDHIGGIADLRNLSENGVAIQSEDAECLTSASKNLSTYMGDALELPSAEKLLNDGDRLKVGKMTLDVIHTPGHTPGGICIVVTDGEEQILISGDTLFARSIGRSDLPGGSEDVLIESLKKLDGLPDKLRVFPGHGPETTIGAEKQYNPYWPR; this is encoded by the coding sequence ATGAACATTAAAAGGTTTCCGCTGGGTACACTATGGACGAATTGCTATCTAATATGGGATGACTCCGGCGACGGCTTCGTAGTCGATCCGGGCGGCCCTGCTAAGGAGGTGGAGGATTTTATCCGCAGTCAGGACATACGGGTGCACTGGATAATCCTCACTCACGGTCACAGCGACCACATCGGCGGTATAGCCGATCTGCGCAACCTCTCAGAGAACGGCGTCGCCATCCAAAGCGAAGATGCCGAGTGTCTTACGAGTGCGAGCAAAAACCTCTCGACCTACATGGGCGATGCGCTGGAGCTTCCCTCCGCGGAGAAGCTGCTTAACGACGGCGACCGGCTGAAGGTCGGCAAGATGACGCTCGACGTCATCCATACCCCCGGGCACACGCCAGGGGGGATCTGCATCGTGGTCACTGACGGCGAAGAGCAGATACTGATCTCCGGCGACACCCTCTTCGCCCGTTCGATCGGCAGGAGCGACCTCCCCGGAGGCAGCGAAGACGTCCTTATCGAATCGCTGAAAAAGCTGGACGGACTGCCGGATAAGCTGAGAGTATTTCCGGGACACGGCCCAGAAACGACGATCGGGGCGGAAAAACAGTATAATCCCTACTGGCCCAGATAG
- the radC gene encoding DNA repair protein RadC — MDFSQLPHCERPREKLIKYGPESLSLAELLAILLRTGRKGEDVAALSQSLLNRMGGLEGLARASTAELMQEKGLKEAKVASLAAAVELGKRMVLMKSAESENWRRVLLSKALETKYMERECIFAFFLNAKDCVLGESVLSYGGISGAYLDLPVLFRQAVRIAAAKVVVLHNHPDGCQRPSREDIALTEHIEQGLRFLGLQLKGHYIAAGGGLFPVKGEPLPVNGLEAAADKI; from the coding sequence ATGGATTTCTCGCAGCTTCCGCACTGCGAACGGCCACGGGAAAAACTTATCAAATACGGCCCGGAGTCGCTTTCCCTCGCCGAACTTCTTGCGATCCTCCTGAGGACCGGACGAAAGGGCGAGGATGTGGCGGCCCTATCGCAGAGCCTGCTGAATCGAATGGGCGGTCTGGAGGGGCTGGCGCGGGCCTCCACGGCGGAGCTGATGCAGGAAAAGGGACTCAAAGAGGCGAAGGTCGCCTCTCTTGCCGCGGCTGTCGAGCTGGGTAAGCGCATGGTGCTGATGAAAAGCGCGGAAAGCGAGAACTGGCGGCGCGTATTGCTCTCGAAGGCGCTGGAGACAAAATATATGGAGAGAGAGTGCATCTTCGCGTTTTTTCTCAACGCGAAGGACTGTGTTCTTGGAGAATCGGTGCTTTCTTATGGCGGAATTTCGGGGGCCTACCTTGATCTGCCGGTGTTGTTCCGTCAGGCGGTGAGGATCGCGGCGGCGAAGGTTGTCGTCCTGCATAACCATCCTGACGGCTGCCAGAGACCGAGCCGTGAAGACATCGCGCTCACCGAACATATAGAACAGGGGCTGCGCTTCTTAGGGCTGCAGCTCAAAGGGCACTACATCGCCGCCGGCGGCGGGCTCTTTCCTGTCAAGGGAGAACCATTGCCGGTGAACGGCCTGGAGGCCGCGGCGGATAAAATTTGA
- the mreC gene encoding rod shape-determining protein MreC, with product MPLLGRESRPWLSGVVSVLAGVGILLFMTAVPAAKYSAVEWVNAALTYPEKPVLYVRNLVQLSSNWVLERASLNERVERLELKNQALTEALQRAAIKEPVPKESYIRALVTLRYPQDWWQEFRIDKGSRDGVVEKAAVTSEGYLVGRVTRVGSDFAWVELITSSSFLLAAAVDQTRDLGVVNGDDFGHLKLLYIPEERKLKQGMTISTSLMSDLIPPGLPIGTIIDIDENREGYTEMSLSAGAHLTQLYNVEVFTGRGAPK from the coding sequence ATGCCGCTTCTTGGCAGAGAAAGCCGCCCCTGGCTCAGCGGAGTCGTCTCCGTACTTGCCGGGGTGGGGATCCTGCTTTTTATGACCGCGGTGCCTGCCGCGAAATACAGCGCCGTCGAGTGGGTGAACGCCGCGCTCACATATCCGGAAAAGCCGGTGCTCTATGTGCGCAACCTTGTACAGCTCAGCAGCAACTGGGTGCTTGAGCGCGCGAGCCTCAATGAACGCGTGGAGCGGCTGGAGCTTAAGAATCAGGCTCTTACGGAGGCGCTCCAACGGGCGGCGATAAAGGAACCTGTGCCAAAGGAATCCTATATCCGCGCCCTCGTCACGCTGCGCTATCCGCAGGATTGGTGGCAGGAGTTCCGCATTGACAAGGGCTCGCGTGACGGCGTCGTGGAAAAGGCCGCCGTCACCTCGGAAGGTTACCTCGTCGGCCGTGTCACCAGGGTCGGCAGTGACTTTGCCTGGGTCGAGCTCATCACCTCCTCGTCGTTCCTGCTTGCGGCGGCGGTGGACCAGACCCGCGACCTCGGAGTGGTCAACGGAGACGACTTCGGCCATCTCAAGCTGCTTTATATACCGGAAGAGCGTAAACTCAAACAGGGCATGACGATATCGACTTCGCTTATGAGCGACCTTATACCGCCGGGGCTGCCGATCGGTACGATAATCGACATAGACGAAAACAGAGAGGGCTACACGGAGATGAGCCTCAGTGCCGGCGCTCACCTGACACAGCTCTATAATGTGGAGGTCTTTACCGGCAGGGGGGCGCCGAAATGA
- a CDS encoding septum site-determining protein MinC: protein MIQLKGRQAGFLKCVVPADMSERQVFEGFSSLLSTGSHLLAGSEIEIDLQTRRFSPALLLKIWKTFIEPSGCTVSLWSVSDPQSREYLERMGFRTSAGEYMAERPEKKEARREEAGDGIYPGFVYFGTLRGGQNIGHAGDVVIIGNVNQGAEVTAKGNVTVIGRLNGLVHAGCGGSDEMTVVTRSLEAGQVRIGTKVGIIDRDSPFWGKPVTIRILENEVLVAPWPVL, encoded by the coding sequence ATGATTCAGTTAAAGGGCAGACAGGCGGGGTTTCTCAAATGTGTCGTTCCCGCCGATATGAGCGAGCGTCAGGTATTCGAGGGCTTTAGTTCGCTGCTTTCCACGGGGAGCCATCTGCTCGCAGGCAGCGAAATAGAGATAGATCTTCAGACGCGCCGTTTTTCTCCGGCGCTGCTGCTGAAGATTTGGAAAACTTTTATTGAACCGAGCGGCTGTACCGTCTCTCTCTGGTCGGTTTCCGACCCGCAGTCCAGGGAGTATCTCGAAAGGATGGGGTTTCGGACTTCGGCTGGCGAATATATGGCCGAGCGGCCGGAGAAAAAAGAGGCGCGGCGGGAGGAGGCCGGCGACGGCATCTATCCGGGCTTTGTCTATTTTGGTACGCTTCGCGGCGGTCAGAACATCGGCCATGCCGGGGATGTGGTGATAATCGGCAACGTCAACCAGGGGGCGGAGGTCACCGCGAAGGGCAACGTCACGGTGATAGGACGCCTCAACGGCCTTGTGCACGCAGGATGCGGCGGCAGCGACGAGATGACGGTGGTCACCCGCTCGCTGGAGGCCGGACAGGTGCGCATCGGCACGAAGGTAGGTATTATCGACAGGGATTCCCCCTTCTGGGGCAAACCCGTCACGATCAGGATATTAGAAAACGAGGTACTGGTGGCTCCATGGCCGGTACTATAA